Proteins encoded within one genomic window of Arachis ipaensis cultivar K30076 chromosome B08, Araip1.1, whole genome shotgun sequence:
- the LOC107611807 gene encoding uncharacterized protein LOC107611807, with translation MYHGHLRHYNLVISGDRALVSGVEGNLLPDGFEDEIFTDETKELGRVLLPSQNLGKSPMEIDLFIRFILPWCESWNMIFCHPIFLDFQHKLYYFLIANQYLNEHLKGSTLAKDMSRKIERHLLTYGIHQLNWHDGVNLVNDPVMMQSLNSRNYGTVPHEFLRFVRNCIAHLNMEANVEMCQQAEILARKIEESYPGFLFALHGAFMEDGTYIFDMP, from the exons ATGTATCATGGGCACTTAAGACATTACAACTTGGTAATAAGTGGGGATAGAGCACTTGTTAGTGGAGTTGAGGGAAATCTTCTTCCCGATGGTTTCGAAGATGAAATTTTTACGGATGAGACGAAGGAACTAGGTAGAGTTTTATTACCTTCACAGAATCTCGGTAAATCTCCAATGGAAATCGATCTGTTTATACGTTTTATACTACCATG gTGTGAATCATGGAATATGATTTTTTGTCATCCGATTTTCTTAGATTTTCAACATAAACTATATTATTTTCTTATTGCCAACCAATATTTAAACGAGCATTTGAAAGGTTCTACCCTCGCTAAAGACATGTCAAGAAAAATTGAAAGGCATCTTCTAACCTATGGGATACATCAGTTAAATTGGCACGATGGAGTGAACCTCGTGAACGATCCGGTGATGATGCAAAGTTTGAACAGTAGAAATTATGGTACTGTTCCTCATGAGTTTCTTCGATTTGTAAGGAACTGTATAGCTCACCTTAACATGG agGCCAATGTTGAGATGTGTCAACAAGCTGAAATTTTGGCGAGAAAGATTGAAGAGTCCTACCCTGGTTTTCTATTTGCATTACATGGTGCATTTATGGAAGATGGAACTTATATATTTGATATGCCCTAA